A section of the Delphinus delphis chromosome 1, mDelDel1.2, whole genome shotgun sequence genome encodes:
- the P3R3URF gene encoding LOW QUALITY PROTEIN: PIK3R3 upstream open reading frame protein (The sequence of the model RefSeq protein was modified relative to this genomic sequence to represent the inferred CDS: substituted 1 base at 1 genomic stop codon): MVTQKHCPHSSPDPSPPSSTARRTANHCATREARPRGVISPYQRPGMGXPRLRFPRMFKCSRRRYRQKSQGPAATTAATNLATMATDINNTHTATTRVWILPLQVLRHLCQRGSFLIL; encoded by the exons ATGGTCACACAAAAGCACTGCCCCCATTCCTCCCCCGACCCCTCCCCACCAAGTTCTACAGCTCG gcggactgccaaccactgcgccaccagggaagcccggccccGGGGCGTAATTTCCCCCTACCAGAGGCCAGGTATGGGCTGACCTCGGCTCCGGTTTCCCAGGATGTTTAAGTGTAGCCGCAGAAGGTACCGGCAGAAATCCCAAGGCCCAGCTGCCACCACTGCAGCCACCAATCTTGCCACCATGGCCACGGATATCAACAACACCCACACTGCCACCACCAGGGTGTGGATCCTTCCACTGCAAG tACTCAGACACCTTTGTCAACGTGGCAGCTTTCTGATCCTCTAG
- the TSPAN1 gene encoding tetraspanin-1: MQCFNFIKTMMILFNMLIFLCGVALLAVGIWVSVDGTSFMKIFGPLSSSAMQFVNVGYFLIAAGAVLLTLGFLGCYGAQTENKCALIMFFFILLVIFIAEVAAAVVALVYTTVAENFLTLMVVPTIKKEYGSQKDFTQVWNSTMEGLKCCGFTNYTDFEDSPYVKENNVFPPYCCFDRDNGTFVEPCTSVEAQNQKVEGCFNQLLYDIRTNAVTVGGVAAGIGGLELAAMTVSMYLYCNLK; this comes from the exons ATGCAGTGCTTCAACTTCATTAAGACCATGATGATCCTCTTCAATATGCTCATCTTT ctgtgtggtgtggccctGTTGGCAGTGGGCATCTGGGTGTCAGTCGACGGAACATCCTTCATGAAGATCTTCGGGCCACTATCATCCAGTGCCATGCAGTTTGTCAACGTGGGCTACTTCCTCATCGCAGCTGGCGCTGTGCTCCTCACTCTTGGTTTCCTGGGCTGCTATGGTGCTCAGACTGAGAACAAGTGCGCCCTCATCATG TTCTTCTTCATCCTCCTCGTCATCTTCATTGCTGAGGTTGCAGCTGCCGTGGTTGCCTTGGTGTACACCACAGTG GCTGAGAACTTCCTGACGTTGATGGTAGTGCCCACCATCAAGAAAGAGTACGGTTCCCAAAAAGACTTCACCCAAGTGTGGAACTCCACCATGGAAGGG CTCAAGTGCTGTGGCTTCACCAACTACACAGATTTTGAGGACTCTCCCTATGTAAAAGAGAACAACGTCTTTCCCCCATACTGTTGCTTTGACCGTGACAATGGCACATTTGTGGAACCCTGCACTAGTGTCGAGGCCCAGAACCAGAAAGTAGAG GGTTGCTTCAATCAGCTTCTGTATGACATCAGAACCAATGCAGTTACCGTGGGTGGTGTGGCAGCTGGAATTGGGGGCTTAGAG